The Candidatus Sysuiplasma acidicola genome contains the following window.
ACTGCGTTTCAGTTGACTGTCAGAGACAAGAGCGGCCGGAAGAGGTACGTCGCAGTGAAGCTGGAACCTCTTCCAAGGAACAGAGGCGAAGCATCGAGAGTGATAGAATTTTGCATGGACAGGACGATCTATGCGAGTGCCCAGGTCAAACTGATCTATGTAGAGAACGATGTAGCGGTGATCAGATGCAGCCACGACAGACTTGGAACCGTTGTCAGAGCACTCAACTGCAACCATGGACCGTATTCGTTGAGGACGCTCTGTGCCTCCGGAACACTCAAGGGACTCAAATCCAAGCTCTGAGCGCCCTTAGTTCGACGAACAAGGCGGTGGTCTTTTCCCGAACTCGGCAGGGAAGAAGAGTTTTTATGCCTAAATACATTAAGCAGCTCCGGAACACATGTCATATTCGGAGTTGGTTAAATAATGCAGCCGGGACAGATGGCTTACGATAGGGCAATCACGGTCTTTTCACCGGATGGCCGGTTATTTCAGGTGGAGTATGCAAGAGAGGCAGTAAGACGCGGCACGACAACCGTCGGGGTGAAGTTCAAGGACGGTGTTGCCCTCATAGTCGACAAACGCATAGCGAGCAAACTCATGGAACCTTCGTCCATGGAAAAGATTTACCTGATAGATGACCACATAGGCTGTGCGACATCGGGTCTGGTAGCAGATGCCAGAGTGCTTGTTGATAACGCACGTGTGATGTCTCAGGTGAACAAGATAACGTATGGTGACAGGATCGGCATCGAGGCACTCGTCAAAAGGATATGCGACTACAAACAGCAATATACACAGTACGGCGGAGTGAGACCGTTTGGGACATCTCTGCTTGTTGCCGGCGTCGACGATAGTGGTGCCCATCTTTTCGAGACTGATCCGAGCGGGGGCCTCGCCTCGTACAAGGCGAGTTCTATCGGAGCTGGCAGGAATGTTGTGATGGATTTCTTCGAGGAAAACTACAAGGACGAACTGTCGGTAGAAGAAGCGCTGGTGCTCGCACTCAAAGGCCTGAAAAAGGCAACCGAAGAGGATCTTAATCCGAAGGCGATAGAGATAGGTCTGGTGACAGTCGGGAAGGATTTCCGTAAACTCGAACCTGCAGAGGTTGAAAAATACGTTAAGAT
Protein-coding sequences here:
- the psmA gene encoding archaeal proteasome endopeptidase complex subunit alpha; this encodes MQPGQMAYDRAITVFSPDGRLFQVEYAREAVRRGTTTVGVKFKDGVALIVDKRIASKLMEPSSMEKIYLIDDHIGCATSGLVADARVLVDNARVMSQVNKITYGDRIGIEALVKRICDYKQQYTQYGGVRPFGTSLLVAGVDDSGAHLFETDPSGGLASYKASSIGAGRNVVMDFFEENYKDELSVEEALVLALKGLKKATEEDLNPKAIEIGLVTVGKDFRKLEPAEVEKYVKMVGA